The following proteins come from a genomic window of Hypanus sabinus isolate sHypSab1 chromosome 9, sHypSab1.hap1, whole genome shotgun sequence:
- the LOC132400107 gene encoding regulator of G-protein signaling 9-binding protein-like has translation MNGPRLSLCPAQTLRCLRSYLRAQLAEPGWAAGLLGECGRTLDGLEALSAAHGALVRCLGSSADSPALRQRLRHTRGTMRQQSAATGVKLLLLLNRRQSLEPQDQEQLEHWWLRFAFCMQLFQRDLGLLLRLSRLFLLDPHSAHLINTGVTCELVEPSSKQDRGLAVGEEAECAEPSLEAQIAQIATTLHEVESKVQAPDWSAKATAEAWAEASYGDGCSADSPDMLIEEEAQQIGDRHTGDCCTIT, from the exons ATGAACGGTCCCCGGCTGTCCCTCTGCCCCGCACAGACCCTGCGCTGCCTCCGCTCCTACCTGCGGGCTCAGCTGGCCGAGCCGGGATGGGCGGCCGGGCTACTGGGCGAATGCGGGCGCACGTTGGACGGGCTGGAGGCGCTGAGCGCCGCGCACGGGGCTCTGGTGCGGTGCCTCGGCAGCAGCGCGGACTCGCCCGCTCTCCGCCAGCGGCTCAGGCACACCCGCGGCACAATGAGGCAGCAGAGCGCAG CAACCGGAGTGAAGCTGCTGCTGTTGCTGAACAGGAGGCAGAGCCTGGAGCCGCAGGACCAGGAGCAGCTGGAGCACTGGTGGCTGCGCTTTGCCTTCTGCATGCAGCTGTTCCAGAGGGATCTCGGCCTGCTGCTGCGCCTCAGCCGGCTGTTCCTACTCGACCCTCACAGCGCCCACTTGATCAACACGGGCGTGACTTGTGAGCTTGTGGAGCCCAGCAGCAAGCAGGACCGGGGGCTGGCAGTTGGCGAGGAGGCGGAGTGTGCGGAGCCCAGCTTGGAGGCACAGATCGCCCAGATCGCGACGACACTGCACGAGGTGGAGTCCAAAGTGCAGGCCCCCGACTGGAGCGCCAAGGCGACAGCTGAGGCCTGGGCTGAAGCAAGCTATGGAGATGGATGCAGCGCTGACTCACCGGACATGCTGATCGAAGAGGAGGCTCAGCAGATCGGTGACCGCCACACCGGGGACTGCTGCACCATTACGTAG